In the genome of Natronorubrum daqingense, the window TCACGAAAGGGACCCCCGAGATGCGCCGTCAGGTCCTCGAGGCAGTCATCGTTCGACAGCGGAAATCGATCCGCCGCCCGGACGGGACGCGCCTGAAGTTCGAGGACAACGCGGCGGTCATCATCGACGAGAATGAAGAGCCCCGCGGCACGGAGATCAAGGGGCCGATCGCCCGCGAAGTCGCAGAGCGCTTCGGAGCAATCGCATCTACAGCGACGATGATCGTATAGACAATGAGTAAACAACCACACAAACAGCGAACGCAGACGGAGCGTGCACCGCTGCACAAGCGACAGAAGCAGCTTCACGCGACGCTGTCCGACGAGCTCCGCGAGGAGTACGATACCCGTCGAACCCGCGTTAATGCGGGCGACACGGTCGAGGTCATGCGTGGCGACCACGCCGGCGAGGAGGCCGAAGTTCTCCGCGCCATCCTCGAGGATGGAACCATCCACGTCGAGGAGGTCACGGTGGAGACGGCAGATGGCGAAGAGGTGCCACGGCCACTCGCCCCCTCGAACGTTCGTATCACGGAGCTCAACCTCGAGGACGAGCGTCGCGAAGCACGTCTCGAAGGCGACGCAGACGAAGCCGAAGGTGATAGCGAATGACGAAACACCAGAAACGACTGTCAGTGCCGAAGTCCTGGCCGGTCGAGCGCAAGACGGAGACCTTCACGGTCAAAGCCGGCGCAGGCCCACACGGTAAGGACGGCGTCCCGCTCGTCGTCTTGCTGCGGGACGTACTCGGTTACGTCGACTCGAAGAAAGAAGCACGATACGCCCTTTCGGAGGATTCGATCCTCATCAACGGGGAACCGATCAACGACGAACAGCGCCCGATCGGCATGTTCGACATCGTTGCCTTCCCCGGCCGAGAGGAGTACTACCGCGTCTTCCCAGACGAAGGCGGCCGCCTCGCGCTGACCGAAATCGACGAGACGGCAGCCGACAGCCGTCTCGGAAAGATCGAGGGCAAACAGCAAGTTCCAGGCGGGAACACGCAGTTGACCCTCCACGACGGGACGAACGTCTTCGTCGACGACGAAACCGAGTACAACTCGAGCGACTCGATCGTCGTCGATAACGAGGACAAATCGATCGTCGCTCACTTCCCGTTCGAAGAAGGGGCACTCGTGACGGCCGTTCGTGGCAACCACGGCGGCAAGATCGGTGAGATCGACGCAATCGATATCACGCCTGGAAGCGGTCCGAACACGGTCGGCGTCTCCACGGACGACGACGGTTTCGA includes:
- a CDS encoding 50S ribosomal protein L14 — its product is MEAMKADVTQGLKKGSLVTCADNTGARELKVISVAGYHGTKSRQPKAGLGDKVTVSVTKGTPEMRRQVLEAVIVRQRKSIRRPDGTRLKFEDNAAVIIDENEEPRGTEIKGPIAREVAERFGAIASTATMIV
- the rplX gene encoding 50S ribosomal protein L24 translates to MSKQPHKQRTQTERAPLHKRQKQLHATLSDELREEYDTRRTRVNAGDTVEVMRGDHAGEEAEVLRAILEDGTIHVEEVTVETADGEEVPRPLAPSNVRITELNLEDERREARLEGDADEAEGDSE
- a CDS encoding 30S ribosomal protein S4e → MTKHQKRLSVPKSWPVERKTETFTVKAGAGPHGKDGVPLVVLLRDVLGYVDSKKEARYALSEDSILINGEPINDEQRPIGMFDIVAFPGREEYYRVFPDEGGRLALTEIDETAADSRLGKIEGKQQVPGGNTQLTLHDGTNVFVDDETEYNSSDSIVVDNEDKSIVAHFPFEEGALVTAVRGNHGGKIGEIDAIDITPGSGPNTVGVSTDDDGFETIQEYVVVIDENFTDEDSTGDDE